One Arcobacter arenosus DNA window includes the following coding sequences:
- a CDS encoding UDP-2,3-diacylglucosamine diphosphatase, whose product MKYKSIFISDVHLGTKFSNTKKLLDFFKNNDSENLFLVGDIIDGWAIKRKFIWPQSHSDVIQKILKKARKGCNVVFITGNHDEFLRPFVPLVLGDSLDIKNEIEYTSIKGEKYLVTHGDFYDSITMTKRWLAILGDYGYDFLLNLNQMFNVIRIRLGIKSKWSLSKYIKDNVKQSVSFITDFEDTLANHAKHKGYKGIICGHIHKAEIKDINTIEYINCGDWVESCTAIVETYEGEFKIINWLED is encoded by the coding sequence ATGAAATACAAAAGCATATTTATATCAGATGTCCATTTAGGGACAAAATTTTCTAATACGAAAAAACTTTTAGACTTCTTTAAAAACAATGACAGTGAAAACCTATTTTTAGTAGGAGATATCATTGATGGATGGGCCATAAAAAGAAAGTTTATTTGGCCACAATCCCACTCTGATGTTATTCAAAAGATATTAAAAAAAGCTAGAAAAGGTTGTAATGTAGTATTTATAACTGGTAATCACGATGAATTTTTAAGACCTTTTGTACCATTAGTTTTAGGAGATTCGTTAGATATAAAAAATGAGATTGAATATACTTCTATAAAAGGTGAAAAATATTTAGTTACCCATGGAGATTTTTATGATTCAATCACTATGACAAAAAGATGGCTTGCTATTTTAGGTGATTATGGATATGACTTTTTATTAAACTTGAATCAAATGTTTAATGTTATTAGAATAAGATTAGGAATCAAGTCAAAATGGTCCCTTTCTAAATATATAAAAGATAATGTTAAACAATCTGTTTCATTTATAACTGACTTCGAAGATACATTAGCAAACCATGCAAAACATAAGGGATACAAAGGTATCATTTGTGGACACATTCATAAAGCTGAAATCAAAGATATAAATACAATAGAGTATATAAATTGTGGAGATTGGGTAGAGTCTTGTACCGCTATTGTTGAAACATATGAAGGTGAGTTTAAAATTATTAACTGGTTAGAGGATTGA
- a CDS encoding FlgO family outer membrane protein: MLKTFAKSCLVIASVSLFTGCSLSNFTNSENTSKTNTTNSTVQKTYVDKNVEKENQDVQITKQHIQIANDRQMNITSQSTLEATINSLATQMMRNQKMSTSKPVLITSFVRLDNFKKTTEFGRIVSESLINEMSNRGFNIIEYRGQMAVSVNERGEYFITRNPHKLKDKVPNTYVVVGTYSRQYGKVMLNARVMDNITGRIITSARATYNHNMKNDCLIFKDCQPARTIKIIEEK; encoded by the coding sequence ATGCTTAAAACTTTTGCTAAATCATGTCTTGTAATTGCCTCTGTGTCTTTATTTACAGGATGTAGTCTTTCAAATTTTACAAATTCAGAAAATACGAGTAAAACAAATACTACAAATAGTACTGTACAAAAAACTTATGTTGATAAGAATGTTGAGAAAGAAAATCAAGATGTTCAGATAACAAAACAACATATTCAAATTGCAAATGATAGGCAAATGAATATCACTTCTCAATCTACATTGGAAGCTACTATTAATTCATTAGCTACACAAATGATGAGAAATCAAAAAATGTCAACAAGTAAACCTGTATTAATTACATCATTTGTTAGATTAGACAATTTCAAAAAAACAACTGAGTTTGGAAGAATTGTTAGTGAAAGTTTGATTAATGAGATGTCAAATAGAGGTTTCAATATAATAGAATATAGAGGACAAATGGCTGTTTCTGTAAATGAAAGAGGTGAATATTTTATTACAAGAAATCCTCATAAACTTAAAGATAAAGTTCCAAATACTTATGTTGTAGTGGGAACTTATTCAAGACAGTATGGTAAGGTTATGTTAAACGCTAGAGTTATGGACAATATTACAGGAAGAATAATTACTAGTGCTAGGGCAACATATAACCACAACATGAAAAATGACTGTCTAATTTTCAAAGATTGTCAACCTGCAAGAACTATTAAAATCATAGAAGAAAAATAG
- a CDS encoding FlgO family outer membrane protein: MKLQFFKVLKVLILLILPLFFISCSQPNLVVKDFAIINHKDLSGANSFGSLVESLVKKQENKILTTLKDEVVLISDFVNIEKLNNKSKLGFLLAENLKNSISNRGILIKQVELSRYFQYGKSGFNMLTRKQSEIIQSELDSKYALIGSYTFTKESLIVFMRLVDLQNGTILSSATGSTLMDGEIKDMERESKRLNVITPMVL, translated from the coding sequence ATGAAACTTCAATTTTTCAAAGTATTAAAAGTTTTAATACTTTTAATACTTCCTCTATTTTTTATCTCTTGTTCTCAACCTAATTTAGTTGTGAAAGATTTTGCGATTATAAATCATAAAGACTTAAGTGGTGCAAACAGTTTTGGGTCTTTAGTTGAGAGCTTAGTAAAAAAACAAGAAAATAAAATTCTAACAACATTAAAAGATGAGGTTGTATTAATCTCAGATTTTGTAAATATTGAAAAGTTAAATAATAAATCTAAATTAGGTTTTTTATTAGCTGAAAATCTAAAAAACTCTATTTCAAATAGAGGGATTCTAATTAAACAAGTTGAGTTAAGTAGATATTTTCAATATGGAAAAAGTGGATTTAATATGCTCACAAGAAAACAAAGTGAAATTATTCAAAGTGAATTAGATAGTAAATATGCACTTATTGGAAGCTATACTTTTACAAAAGAGAGTTTGATTGTATTTATGAGATTAGTTGATCTTCAAAACGGTACAATATTGAGCTCAGCAACAGGTTCTACTTTGATGGATGGTGAAATTAAAGATATGGAAAGAGAGAGTAAAAGACTAAACGTAATTACCCCTATGGTCTTATAA
- a CDS encoding DJ-1 family glyoxalase III — MSKVLVIISSGFEEIETVSIIDILRRAKVDVTVATINDILTQGANQITIKADEKLENISDLNGFDMVVLPGGGENCQNLASSQLVKDTLQKMKASDKYVAAICASPYALHEAKVLNNTYTCYPSFEKKIDSAVYTDKQDVVIDEKVITSRGPATAMQFALELVKALEGEERFKNIKNGLLVSHF; from the coding sequence ATGTCAAAAGTTTTAGTAATAATTTCTAGTGGATTTGAAGAGATTGAAACAGTTTCAATTATAGATATTTTAAGAAGAGCAAAGGTTGATGTAACAGTAGCAACAATTAATGACATATTGACACAAGGAGCTAACCAAATTACTATCAAAGCGGATGAAAAACTTGAAAATATTTCTGATTTAAATGGCTTTGATATGGTTGTTCTTCCAGGTGGAGGAGAAAATTGTCAAAACCTAGCTTCATCTCAACTTGTAAAAGATACCTTACAAAAGATGAAAGCATCTGATAAATATGTAGCTGCTATTTGTGCCTCACCATACGCTTTACATGAAGCAAAGGTATTAAACAATACTTATACTTGTTATCCTAGTTTTGAGAAAAAAATTGATTCAGCTGTATATACTGATAAACAAGATGTCGTTATAGATGAAAAAGTTATAACTTCAAGAGGTCCTGCTACAGCAATGCAATTTGCTTTAGAATTAGTTAAAGCTTTAGAGGGTGAAGAGAGATTTAAAAATATAAAAAATGGACTTTTAGTTTCGCACTTTTAA
- a CDS encoding patatin-like phospholipase family protein encodes MEKKFAISLGGGAARGAFHLGVLHFMEENNIQIDAYSGSSIGAIISASHASGVKAKEQLKIFSSKELKSVLKFNYFKNGLLKIERENKILNDLLPISNLEEMPKKVYVTAYDLKKRQLHYFDKGDSHILCMASSALIPLFKPISYENMYLIDGGLFDCLPIKVFEKQEYEVFAIDLFPKSHKKIKKLSFNPIRYIKKGLFTQLYENHSHSILNANTYLGSYEIRDYSMFTFKELNNCFNFGYKEAKKIFLSNKSTLKV; translated from the coding sequence ATGGAAAAAAAATTTGCTATTAGTTTAGGTGGAGGTGCAGCAAGAGGGGCTTTTCACTTAGGTGTTTTACACTTTATGGAAGAGAACAATATCCAAATTGATGCATATTCAGGTAGTTCAATTGGAGCTATTATTTCAGCTTCTCATGCATCTGGGGTAAAGGCAAAAGAACAATTAAAAATATTCTCTTCTAAAGAGTTAAAAAGTGTTTTAAAATTCAACTACTTTAAAAATGGTCTATTAAAAATTGAAAGAGAAAATAAAATACTAAATGACCTTCTTCCTATTTCAAACCTTGAAGAGATGCCCAAAAAAGTATATGTAACGGCCTATGACTTAAAGAAAAGACAATTACACTATTTTGATAAAGGTGATTCCCATATTTTATGTATGGCATCGAGTGCTTTAATTCCCCTATTTAAACCAATTTCTTATGAAAATATGTATTTAATTGATGGGGGACTTTTTGATTGTTTACCAATAAAAGTTTTTGAGAAGCAAGAATATGAAGTTTTTGCAATCGACCTTTTCCCAAAAAGTCATAAAAAAATAAAAAAACTTAGTTTCAATCCAATTAGATATATAAAAAAGGGACTTTTTACCCAACTTTATGAAAACCATTCCCACTCAATTTTAAATGCAAACACTTATCTTGGAAGTTATGAGATAAGAGATTATTCAATGTTTACTTTTAAAGAATTAAATAACTGTTTTAACTTTGGATATAAAGAAGCAAAAAAGATTTTTCTAAGTAATAAATCTACTCTTAAAGTATAA
- a CDS encoding CTP synthase has translation MTKFIFVTGGVLSSLGKGITSASIATILKQSGFNVSMLKIDPYLNVDPGTMSPLEHGEVFVTADGAETDLDLGNYERFIDKTLTAKNSFTTGQVYQSVIRREREGGYLGKTIQVIPHVVDEIKDRIYAAAEDNDFLIIELGGTVGDIEGLPFMEAIRAIRHELPKSNTMNIHVSLIPFIKAAGELKTKPTQHSIQELRRIGITPHMLVCRTEKPLPKNLKDKLALSCDVDRNAVIEAGDAQSIYSVPLHFIKEGILNPLSEHFNVKLKPNMEKWDTLVKNILVPQEEVTIAFVGKYLDLKESYKSLIESLIHAGAHLNTKVNIHWCDSQRIEDNGAYDVIGNADGILVAGGFGHRGVEGKLEAIKYARENKIPYLGICLGMQLAVIEYARNVLEIEEANSIEFDPETSEPIIYLIDEFIDQNGDKQLRTHKSPMGGTMRLGEYPFEPLKGTNLQKAYGNEEVYYERHRHRYEANPAYKERLEEAGMIISGQSNGLIEAVEIKDHPWFVGVQFHPEFTSHLETPNPIITEFVRQANTHN, from the coding sequence ATGACAAAATTTATATTTGTAACAGGTGGAGTATTAAGTTCACTTGGTAAAGGTATTACATCTGCATCTATTGCAACTATCTTAAAACAATCAGGTTTTAATGTTTCTATGTTAAAAATCGATCCATATTTAAATGTTGACCCAGGGACAATGAGTCCCCTTGAACATGGTGAAGTTTTCGTTACAGCAGATGGAGCAGAAACAGACTTAGACTTAGGAAACTACGAAAGATTTATTGATAAAACTTTAACAGCTAAAAACTCTTTTACAACAGGACAAGTTTACCAAAGTGTAATTAGAAGAGAAAGAGAAGGTGGATATTTAGGTAAAACAATTCAAGTAATCCCTCATGTTGTAGATGAAATCAAAGACAGAATTTATGCAGCAGCGGAAGACAATGATTTCTTAATTATTGAGCTTGGTGGAACAGTAGGAGATATTGAAGGTTTACCTTTTATGGAAGCAATTAGAGCAATTAGACATGAACTTCCAAAATCAAATACAATGAATATTCATGTAAGTTTAATTCCATTTATTAAAGCTGCTGGTGAATTAAAAACAAAACCTACTCAACACTCAATTCAAGAATTAAGAAGAATTGGTATTACTCCACATATGTTAGTATGTAGAACAGAAAAACCTCTTCCAAAAAACCTAAAAGATAAATTAGCACTTTCTTGTGATGTTGATAGAAATGCTGTAATTGAAGCGGGAGATGCACAATCAATTTATTCAGTGCCTCTACACTTTATCAAAGAGGGAATTTTAAATCCTTTATCTGAGCATTTCAATGTAAAATTAAAACCAAATATGGAAAAATGGGATACTTTAGTAAAAAATATTTTAGTTCCACAAGAAGAGGTAACTATTGCCTTTGTTGGTAAATATTTAGATTTAAAAGAATCATATAAATCTCTAATTGAATCACTTATCCATGCAGGAGCACACTTAAACACAAAAGTAAATATTCACTGGTGTGATTCACAAAGAATTGAAGATAACGGAGCTTATGATGTTATTGGAAATGCCGATGGTATTTTAGTTGCTGGTGGTTTTGGACATAGAGGTGTTGAGGGTAAACTTGAGGCTATTAAATATGCTAGAGAAAACAAAATCCCATATCTTGGAATTTGTCTTGGTATGCAATTAGCAGTAATAGAATATGCTAGAAATGTTCTTGAAATTGAAGAAGCAAACTCTATTGAGTTTGATCCTGAAACAAGTGAACCAATTATTTATTTAATTGATGAATTTATTGACCAAAATGGAGATAAACAATTAAGAACTCACAAATCACCAATGGGTGGTACAATGAGACTTGGAGAATACCCATTTGAACCTTTAAAAGGGACAAACTTACAAAAAGCATATGGAAATGAAGAGGTTTATTACGAAAGACATAGACATAGATATGAAGCAAACCCAGCATATAAAGAGAGATTAGAAGAAGCTGGAATGATTATTTCTGGACAATCAAATGGACTTATTGAAGCTGTTGAGATTAAAGATCATCCATGGTTTGTGGGAGTTCAATTCCACCCTGAATTTACTTCACACTTAGAAACTCCAAACCCAATTATTACAGAATTTGTAAGACAGGCTAATACACATAATTAA
- the ccoG gene encoding cytochrome c oxidase accessory protein CcoG codes for MEAKTATMKKTSFRIQRYYAYVAATIIALVVPFIRIDGNHIFLLSFDKKQLHLMGVAFDMQELYLMPFLLMLLFLGIFAVTAIGGRAWCGWACPQTIFRVIYRDLIESKLLGLRRIKNKQKEPDWSKAENASKKVIAILIWTVLALIAAADFMWYFVPPEDFFAYIQNPTEHWFLIGFVLVIAGFLVYDVVWLKEDFCVYVCPYSRVQSVLYDDDTYQAIYSTKRGGNIYNSDKEKIIFKAKDLPNETDECTACESCVTVCPTHIDIRKGLQLECINCLECVDACTTVMGKLGKPSLVQWTSTRDIEKGEPTKLIRRSTIMYSVALIIILGLLFVMGGKKEYMLLNVNKTTQLYKVKEGNVVSNNFLFLFQNTDNKPHTYALEIIDNKDIRIERFKPFTLSPKRMAKKVVILETDKILVNDKTKDTPITVTIRAYAVDEPDRVTVTREAVFIYPRADKLKN; via the coding sequence ATGGAAGCGAAAACTGCTACAATGAAAAAAACTTCATTTAGAATTCAAAGATACTACGCTTATGTTGCTGCTACTATAATAGCATTGGTTGTACCATTTATTAGAATTGATGGTAACCATATCTTTTTACTATCTTTTGATAAAAAGCAGCTTCATTTAATGGGTGTTGCATTTGATATGCAAGAATTATATTTAATGCCATTTTTACTAATGCTTTTATTCCTTGGGATTTTTGCAGTTACTGCAATTGGAGGAAGAGCTTGGTGTGGTTGGGCATGTCCCCAAACTATTTTTAGGGTTATATACAGAGACTTAATTGAATCAAAACTTTTAGGCTTAAGAAGAATTAAAAATAAGCAAAAAGAACCAGATTGGAGTAAAGCAGAAAATGCTTCAAAAAAAGTTATTGCAATTTTAATTTGGACAGTTTTAGCTTTAATTGCTGCAGCTGATTTTATGTGGTATTTTGTTCCCCCTGAAGATTTCTTTGCATATATTCAAAACCCAACAGAACACTGGTTTCTAATCGGTTTTGTTTTAGTTATTGCTGGATTTTTAGTATATGATGTAGTTTGGCTAAAAGAGGACTTTTGTGTTTATGTTTGTCCATATTCAAGGGTTCAATCAGTACTTTATGATGATGATACTTATCAAGCTATCTACTCTACAAAAAGAGGTGGTAATATATACAATAGTGATAAAGAAAAAATCATTTTTAAAGCAAAAGATTTGCCAAATGAAACAGATGAATGTACTGCCTGTGAATCATGTGTAACAGTTTGTCCTACACATATTGATATTAGAAAAGGTTTACAACTTGAATGTATTAACTGTTTAGAGTGTGTTGATGCATGTACAACAGTTATGGGAAAACTTGGAAAACCTTCATTAGTTCAATGGACAAGTACAAGGGATATAGAAAAAGGTGAGCCAACAAAACTTATTAGAAGATCAACAATTATGTATTCAGTTGCCTTAATTATAATTCTAGGTCTTTTATTTGTTATGGGTGGTAAAAAAGAGTATATGTTGTTAAATGTTAATAAAACAACACAACTTTATAAAGTAAAAGAGGGGAATGTTGTTTCTAATAACTTCTTATTCCTATTCCAAAATACAGATAATAAACCACATACATATGCCTTAGAGATTATTGATAATAAGGATATTAGAATTGAAAGATTTAAGCCTTTTACCTTAAGTCCGAAAAGAATGGCAAAAAAAGTAGTTATTCTAGAAACTGATAAAATATTAGTTAATGATAAAACTAAAGATACGCCAATTACTGTTACTATAAGAGCTTATGCAGTTGATGAACCTGATAGAGTTACTGTAACTAGAGAAGCAGTATTTATCTATCCAAGAGCTGACAAGCTTAAAAACTAA
- a CDS encoding gamma-glutamyl-gamma-aminobutyrate hydrolase family protein translates to MAKPLVGICLPDKGNFFAYLFIKWNLKIQGASCVRLRPSKNNIDFKRLDGLILSGGNDIDPTLYGANKDAHNTELDKKRDAFELEIIDKAYKEELPILGICRGAQLINIYFEGNLYAKILDLDEYLIHQNSIFPIKEAKVKKNTDLHSAVKEDEIVINSIHNQAINKVGKDLEVSSKHESIIESVEKKDYPFLLALQWHPEYLVYLKEHRNIFKKFVKACIDYKS, encoded by the coding sequence ATGGCTAAACCATTAGTTGGAATTTGCTTACCAGATAAAGGCAATTTTTTTGCATATTTATTTATAAAATGGAATTTAAAAATACAAGGCGCTTCTTGTGTTAGGTTAAGACCATCAAAAAACAATATTGATTTTAAAAGATTAGATGGATTAATACTTAGTGGAGGAAACGATATAGACCCAACTTTATATGGTGCCAATAAAGATGCTCATAATACAGAACTTGATAAAAAAAGAGATGCCTTTGAATTAGAAATAATTGATAAAGCTTATAAAGAAGAGCTTCCTATCCTTGGTATTTGCAGAGGGGCACAATTAATTAATATCTATTTTGAAGGAAATCTTTATGCAAAAATACTTGATTTAGATGAGTACTTGATACATCAAAACTCTATCTTTCCTATAAAAGAAGCAAAAGTTAAAAAAAATACTGATTTACACTCTGCTGTAAAAGAAGATGAAATAGTAATAAATAGTATACACAACCAAGCAATTAATAAAGTGGGAAAAGATTTAGAAGTTTCATCAAAACATGAATCTATTATTGAATCTGTTGAAAAAAAAGATTATCCTTTTTTACTTGCTTTACAATGGCATCCAGAATACTTAGTATATTTAAAAGAGCATAGAAATATTTTTAAAAAGTTTGTCAAAGCTTGTATCGATTATAAAAGTTAG
- a CDS encoding glycosyltransferase, producing the protein MEKIKICLVSDTVYDVNGVSRFIQDFSKEALVLKKDFCVITSTKKTHYEKISNIKNIKPLFTMKMPFYKSLDLVLPNFFKIKNEIKKLNPDLLHISTPGTVGLCALISAKILKIPVVGIYHTDFPAYMYKNTKSKFVKKGTILFLKLFYKSYKAIFSRSEEYFKTIEEQLSFKKEDLYTLKAGIDIKNFDKKFKDDSIWEKYDIKQEKFKFLYTGRISVEKNVDILLKVWMENFFKECELILVGDKEIEFLDKDKLKKSNITLVGRKQELELSQLYASSDCFIFPSTTDTLGQVVMEAMASGLPVIITNEGGPKTFVKDDCGYIIDLNNETQLSEAILKMSKKDEVYYSKKEKAYSFMRDKSISHSFLDFWNKNQEILEKLKVRN; encoded by the coding sequence ATGGAAAAAATAAAAATTTGTTTAGTAAGTGATACTGTATATGATGTAAATGGTGTTTCGAGATTTATCCAGGATTTTTCAAAGGAAGCACTTGTTTTAAAAAAAGATTTTTGTGTTATTACATCAACTAAAAAAACACATTATGAAAAAATATCTAATATAAAAAATATTAAGCCTTTATTTACAATGAAAATGCCATTTTATAAATCCTTAGATTTAGTTTTGCCAAATTTTTTTAAAATAAAAAATGAGATAAAAAAATTAAATCCTGACCTATTGCATATCTCAACTCCAGGGACTGTTGGTTTATGTGCCCTTATAAGTGCAAAAATACTAAAAATACCAGTTGTTGGAATTTATCATACAGATTTCCCTGCTTATATGTATAAAAACACAAAAAGTAAATTTGTAAAAAAAGGTACTATTTTATTTTTAAAACTATTTTATAAAAGTTATAAGGCTATTTTTTCTAGATCGGAAGAATATTTTAAAACCATTGAAGAGCAATTAAGTTTTAAAAAAGAGGATTTATATACTTTAAAAGCTGGGATAGACATAAAAAATTTTGATAAAAAGTTTAAAGATGATTCAATTTGGGAAAAGTATGATATTAAACAAGAAAAGTTTAAATTTTTATATACTGGTAGAATTTCCGTTGAAAAAAATGTTGATATTCTTTTAAAGGTTTGGATGGAAAATTTCTTTAAAGAGTGTGAATTGATTCTTGTTGGAGATAAAGAGATTGAGTTTTTAGATAAAGATAAATTAAAAAAAAGTAATATTACTTTAGTTGGAAGAAAACAAGAATTGGAACTATCACAACTTTATGCTTCTAGCGATTGTTTTATTTTTCCTTCAACCACTGATACATTAGGACAAGTTGTTATGGAAGCTATGGCCTCGGGACTTCCTGTAATTATTACAAATGAAGGGGGACCAAAAACTTTTGTAAAAGATGATTGTGGATATATAATAGATTTAAATAATGAAACACAATTAAGTGAAGCAATTTTAAAAATGTCAAAAAAAGATGAAGTTTATTATTCAAAAAAAGAAAAAGCTTACTCTTTTATGAGAGATAAGTCTATCTCCCATAGTTTTTTAGATTTTTGGAATAAGAATCAAGAGATTTTAGAAAAATTAAAAGTGCGAAACTAA
- the recJ gene encoding single-stranded-DNA-specific exonuclease RecJ, with translation MTKITKKELFNLLRARHQGEKYTKLAELPTPDGFKDINKASKRIKEAIRNNEQITIVGDYDVDGVVSTTIIVDFFRKIDVNVNYIIPNRFEHGYGLSPKIVDMISEGLVITVDNGISACEAAIKLKEKNIDLIITDHHTVGCEIPDAFAIINPKQEDCNFPFKDICGAQVAWYLCASLKKELNLDINLQEFFDLLCVAIIADIMPMTSLNYTMVRQGLKMMKKSTRPAFIKINEMMQKDLYVSDDIGFTIAPKINSAGRMDDASIALSFLLSQNQYEANDALQMLEELNCYRKTLQEEISQKANNATNPEDNAVVVWGEDWHEGVIGIVASKLSNSYKKPAFIFSIKNGIAKGSARANANINLHSIITETSDLLLGFGGHKNAAGLSLKANNLEEFRNRINQLLNVEPEELHIEHDVLGELDVSSVDLEFLDIIEKFEPYGLQNHRPIFKISNSKIIKSELFGKDKNHLKLTLNNNGYVFEALRFHADRKILPDYIDMVVSVNKNEFRGQINPQFLIQDIL, from the coding sequence ATGACTAAAATTACAAAAAAAGAGTTATTTAATTTATTAAGAGCTAGACATCAAGGGGAAAAGTACACAAAACTTGCTGAACTTCCAACCCCTGATGGCTTCAAAGATATCAACAAGGCTTCAAAAAGAATTAAAGAAGCCATAAGAAACAACGAACAGATCACTATTGTAGGTGATTATGATGTTGATGGTGTTGTTTCAACTACTATAATAGTTGATTTTTTTAGAAAAATCGATGTAAATGTAAATTATATTATCCCTAATAGATTTGAGCATGGTTATGGATTAAGCCCTAAAATTGTTGATATGATTAGCGAAGGTTTAGTAATTACTGTTGACAATGGTATTTCAGCTTGCGAAGCGGCAATTAAACTAAAAGAAAAAAATATTGATTTGATTATAACCGATCATCATACCGTTGGTTGTGAGATTCCAGATGCATTTGCCATTATAAATCCCAAACAAGAAGACTGTAACTTTCCTTTTAAAGATATTTGCGGGGCTCAAGTTGCTTGGTATTTATGTGCATCACTAAAAAAAGAGCTTAACCTTGATATAAACCTTCAAGAGTTTTTTGATCTTTTATGTGTGGCTATTATTGCTGATATTATGCCTATGACAAGCCTTAATTATACAATGGTAAGACAAGGTTTAAAGATGATGAAAAAATCAACTAGACCTGCTTTTATTAAAATAAATGAGATGATGCAAAAAGATTTATATGTATCTGATGATATTGGTTTTACAATTGCACCAAAGATTAATAGTGCAGGAAGAATGGATGATGCTTCAATAGCCTTAAGCTTTTTACTTTCACAAAATCAATATGAAGCAAATGATGCACTACAAATGTTGGAAGAGTTAAACTGTTACAGAAAAACTTTACAAGAAGAGATTTCACAAAAAGCAAATAATGCTACAAACCCAGAAGATAACGCAGTTGTAGTTTGGGGGGAAGATTGGCATGAAGGAGTTATTGGTATAGTTGCTTCAAAACTATCAAATTCCTATAAAAAACCAGCTTTTATTTTCTCAATAAAAAATGGTATTGCAAAGGGAAGTGCTAGAGCAAATGCAAATATAAATCTTCATTCTATCATTACTGAAACTTCTGATTTACTTTTAGGATTTGGTGGGCACAAAAATGCAGCTGGATTATCACTTAAAGCAAACAACCTTGAAGAGTTTAGAAATAGAATAAATCAACTTTTAAATGTAGAGCCTGAAGAGTTACATATAGAGCATGATGTATTAGGTGAACTTGATGTATCAAGTGTTGACTTAGAGTTTTTAGATATTATTGAAAAATTTGAACCATATGGCTTACAAAACCATAGACCTATTTTTAAAATTAGTAATTCTAAAATTATAAAATCAGAACTTTTTGGCAAAGATAAAAACCATCTAAAATTAACACTAAATAACAATGGATATGTTTTTGAAGCTTTAAGATTTCATGCAGATAGAAAGATTTTGCCAGATTATATAGATATGGTTGTATCTGTAAATAAAAATGAATTTAGAGGGCAAATAAACCCTCAGTTTTTGATTCAGGATATATTATAA